Proteins from one Patescibacteria group bacterium genomic window:
- a CDS encoding glycosyltransferase codes for MKILYFATYYLDNYVRQNVIINCLKEIKSIDVIECVVNKKSLFRYLQVFWKYLFISKKDIDVIIVGFRGHEVLPFLRLLTKKPIIFDAFISLYDTLCFERKVISPYSLIGKLMFYFEKYLLGIVDHILLDTKTHVKFFKELYKIPKNKISSVYVGADKNIFYPRQEIKKINKFIVLYYSTFRPLHGLEYIVESAKLLENKKNIIFKIIGRGPKKNKINKIVAEKNINNIEFIDWIKYEKLPEEIAKADVCLGGHFSKISKAKRVIPGKVYQFLAMKKPVIVSQNEANKEVFISQNNCLMVKNSDPKDLVKAITQLENNKILIEKISEKGFNTFLSVQERIKNSLEEIIKKNVRK; via the coding sequence ATGAAAATTCTTTACTTTGCCACTTATTATTTAGATAATTATGTCAGACAAAATGTAATCATTAATTGCCTAAAAGAAATTAAAAGTATTGATGTCATAGAATGTGTTGTAAATAAAAAATCTTTATTTAGATATTTACAGGTTTTCTGGAAATATCTATTTATTTCTAAAAAAGATATAGATGTAATTATTGTCGGTTTTCGTGGTCACGAGGTTTTACCTTTTTTGCGCTTATTAACTAAAAAGCCGATAATTTTTGACGCTTTTATATCACTTTATGATACGCTTTGTTTTGAGAGAAAAGTTATCTCACCTTATTCATTAATTGGTAAGTTGATGTTTTACTTTGAAAAATATCTACTTGGTATTGTTGATCATATTTTATTGGATACAAAGACTCATGTTAAATTCTTTAAGGAACTTTATAAAATACCTAAAAATAAAATTTCTTCAGTCTATGTTGGCGCTGACAAGAATATTTTTTATCCGCGTCAAGAAATAAAAAAAATTAATAAATTTATTGTTTTATATTATTCAACTTTTCGCCCCTTGCATGGTTTAGAATATATTGTTGAATCTGCCAAGTTATTAGAGAATAAAAAAAATATCATTTTTAAAATTATTGGACGAGGGCCGAAAAAAAATAAGATTAATAAGATTGTTGCAGAAAAAAATATAAATAATATAGAATTTATTGATTGGATTAAATATGAAAAATTGCCGGAGGAAATTGCTAAAGCTGATGTTTGTTTAGGCGGTCATTTCTCAAAAATTTCTAAAGCTAAAAGAGTGATTCCAGGAAAAGTTTATCAGTTCTTAGCAATGAAGAAGCCAGTCATTGTTAGTCAGAATGAAGCTAATAAGGAAGTTTTTATTAGTCAAAATAATTGTTTAATGGTAAAAAATTCTGATCCAAAAGATTTAGTTAAAGCAATAACCCAATTAGAAAATAATAAAATATTAATAGAGAAAATTTCAGAAAAGGGATTTAATACATTTTTATCAGTGCAGGAGAGAATTAAAAATTCATTGGAAGAGATAATTAAAAAAAATGTCAGAAAATAA
- a CDS encoding lysylphosphatidylglycerol synthase transmembrane domain-containing protein, producing the protein MNKIKKNIIKLIILLLLLIFALYYIFNNISSFQKLSLVSPALIIYLIILFGVSYICVAVYIRSLLKPFGIIIKVSESFMLAVATGFYNLITPFRGGMMIRAAYLKKKYKLSYTTFLSTLAGMYIIIFIVSGIIGLFSSLYIFNIIENYNWLIIGIFFIIILLMLLLIFFSGYIPKLKGRWLGKISKVFHGWNLIKNNQKIIFLVALFAIFQLTLIALMLILQFKVFGVEINFAGALILSSLTNLSLLISITPANLGIEEVIIVFSANAFGISPTVSLASALLGRAVKVIFLFILGPIFSYKLIKENKK; encoded by the coding sequence ATGAATAAAATTAAAAAAAATATAATAAAGTTAATAATTCTATTATTACTTTTAATTTTTGCTTTATATTATATTTTCAATAATATTTCGAGTTTTCAAAAACTTTCTCTAGTTTCTCCAGCTTTAATTATTTACCTTATTATATTATTTGGGGTTTCTTATATTTGTGTAGCGGTTTATATTCGCTCATTGCTTAAACCTTTTGGGATAATTATTAAAGTTAGTGAATCTTTTATGCTAGCTGTGGCTACGGGTTTTTATAATTTAATAACTCCTTTTAGAGGGGGAATGATGATTAGAGCTGCTTATCTGAAAAAAAAATATAAATTAAGTTATACTACTTTTTTATCTACTCTGGCTGGGATGTATATAATAATATTTATTGTTTCAGGAATTATTGGTTTATTTTCTTCTTTATATATTTTTAATATAATAGAAAATTATAATTGGTTAATAATAGGTATTTTTTTTATTATTATTTTATTAATGTTATTATTAATTTTTTTCTCGGGATACATTCCGAAATTAAAAGGGAGGTGGTTAGGAAAAATTTCAAAAGTTTTCCATGGCTGGAATTTAATTAAAAATAATCAAAAAATTATCTTTTTGGTAGCTCTTTTTGCTATTTTTCAGCTTACATTAATTGCTTTGATGCTGATCCTTCAATTTAAAGTTTTTGGAGTGGAAATTAATTTTGCAGGAGCTTTAATTCTTTCTTCCTTAACTAATCTTTCTTTACTCATATCAATTACACCAGCTAATCTAGGTATAGAAGAAGTAATTATTGTTTTTTCTGCAAATGCTTTTGGTATATCCCCGACAGTATCACTGGCTAGTGCTTTACTGGGAAGAGCCGTTAAAGTAATTTTTTTATTTATTCTTGGGCCTATATTTTCATATAAATTAATTAAAGAAAATAAAAAATAG
- a CDS encoding class I SAM-dependent methyltransferase, with amino-acid sequence MSENKFIKYPRYLFRKKLALDLIKNYVPKKTYFLDIGCGSGDFAFSLIKSNYMGHLIDFSKKAAKIIKNRIKEEKSKELKFSQIDFLKFKTNKKFGLITFFEVLEHIENDQDFLDKINFLLNSNGYIVFSVPARRKYWGIDDKLVGHFRRYEKAELINFLGKNNFQIIKFYSYGFPFLNLLKLIRIIFARREKNKILTRSKYELSQKSGLNFVKLPLISLISNKYVLYSFIQFSKLFNRFDLSEGYLCIAKKL; translated from the coding sequence ATGTCAGAAAATAAATTTATAAAATACCCACGCTATTTATTTAGAAAAAAATTAGCTTTAGATTTAATTAAAAATTATGTACCTAAAAAAACATATTTTCTTGATATAGGTTGTGGTTCTGGAGATTTTGCCTTTAGTTTAATTAAAAGTAATTATATGGGGCATCTTATCGATTTTTCTAAAAAAGCGGCAAAAATAATTAAAAATAGGATTAAAGAGGAAAAATCCAAAGAATTAAAATTTAGTCAAATTGATTTTTTAAAATTTAAGACAAATAAAAAATTTGGATTAATCACTTTTTTTGAAGTTCTTGAACATATAGAAAATGACCAAGATTTTTTAGATAAAATAAATTTTTTATTAAATTCCAACGGTTATATTGTTTTCTCTGTTCCTGCTCGTAGAAAATATTGGGGTATTGATGATAAATTGGTCGGTCATTTTAGGCGTTATGAAAAAGCAGAATTAATTAATTTTTTAGGAAAGAATAATTTTCAGATAATTAAATTTTATTCTTATGGATTTCCTTTTTTAAATTTATTAAAATTAATTAGAATTATATTTGCAAGACGAGAGAAAAATAAAATATTAACTAGAAGCAAATATGAACTTAGCCAGAAAAGTGGACTTAATTTTGTTAAATTACCTCTAATAAGTTTAATTTCCAACAAGTATGTGCTTTATTCCTTTATACAATTTAGCAAATTATTTAATAGGTTTGATTTATCTGAAGGGTATTTATGTATAGCCAAAAAATTATAA
- a CDS encoding DUF72 domain-containing protein: protein MAKNSKDTIHIGTSGWNYKHWQKAWYPEKIKTNNFLNYYADHFQTVEVNNTFYNLPSKKVIKSWRKKVPKEFIFSVKASRYITHMKKLKNPKESLKRFFSRVNLLNNNLGPILFQLPPNWYKNIERLNNFVNLLPKKKQIAIEFRDQSWWRDDVYNLLKKNNIAFCLYQLAGIKTPRKITADFAYIRLHGPSDKPYQGNYHGNSLRAWASYFKKIKKEKRVKEIYCYFDNDEKGYAPKNAKQMIKYSNKVR, encoded by the coding sequence ATGGCTAAGAATAGCAAAGACACAATTCATATTGGTACCTCTGGTTGGAATTATAAACACTGGCAAAAAGCTTGGTATCCAGAAAAAATTAAGACTAATAATTTTTTGAATTATTATGCTGATCATTTCCAGACAGTAGAAGTAAATAATACCTTTTATAACCTGCCTTCAAAAAAAGTAATAAAAAGCTGGAGAAAAAAAGTGCCAAAAGAATTTATCTTTTCAGTCAAAGCCAGCCGGTATATCACCCACATGAAAAAGCTAAAAAATCCCAAAGAAAGTCTAAAACGCTTTTTTTCACGAGTAAATCTTTTGAATAATAATCTCGGGCCAATCCTTTTTCAGCTGCCGCCTAATTGGTATAAGAATATTGAAAGATTAAATAACTTTGTTAATTTACTGCCGAAGAAAAAACAAATTGCCATAGAATTTCGGGATCAGTCCTGGTGGCGTGATGATGTCTATAATTTGCTTAAGAAAAATAATATTGCCTTCTGCCTTTATCAGCTGGCCGGTATTAAAACGCCGCGAAAAATAACAGCTGATTTTGCTTACATTCGTTTACACGGTCCCAGTGATAAGCCTTATCAGGGTAATTATCATGGAAATAGTTTAAGGGCTTGGGCAAGTTATTTTAAAAAGATTAAAAAAGAAAAAAGGGTAAAAGAAATCTATTGTTATTTTGATAATGACGAAAAAGGATACGCTCCTAAAAATGCCAAACAGATGATTAAATATTCGAATAAAGTTAGATGA
- a CDS encoding glycosyltransferase family 2 protein yields MKLLVLLPAYNEEKTIKSVIKDIPQEIKGIDNIEVLVIDDGSDDATKREALRAGAEVISFLENQGLSLVFQRGVEEALKRKADIMVNIDADGQFNAGDIPYLVKPIIEEKKALVTASRFINKKIIPRMPRLKKGGNFIISRLISLSTKKKFYDVSCGFRAYSREALLNLNLFGRYTYTHETILNLAFKNLLIKEVPIKVKGERDFGQSKIAHNLWRYGYQILNTFFRTLIDYKPLRYFGWTGIIFFILGLIFDIFIFIRLLILGAVFPYKTLGFMGLALNIFGLLLIIVGLVADMINKVRRTQEKIIYFEKIKHYQRNNTVKKDQS; encoded by the coding sequence ATGAAGTTATTAGTTTTACTGCCGGCCTATAACGAAGAAAAGACAATAAAGTCGGTTATAAAAGATATCCCCCAAGAAATTAAAGGAATTGATAATATAGAAGTTTTAGTTATTGATGATGGCTCTGATGACGCCACAAAAAGGGAAGCTTTAAGAGCCGGAGCCGAAGTTATTTCTTTTTTAGAAAATCAGGGCTTAAGTTTAGTTTTTCAAAGAGGAGTAGAGGAAGCTTTAAAAAGAAAAGCAGATATAATGGTTAATATTGACGCTGATGGTCAGTTTAATGCCGGAGATATTCCTTATTTAGTGAAACCAATAATAGAGGAAAAAAAGGCTTTAGTCACTGCTTCAAGATTTATAAATAAAAAAATTATTCCTAGAATGCCGCGGCTAAAAAAAGGGGGTAATTTTATAATTAGCCGATTAATCAGTTTATCAACAAAGAAAAAATTCTATGATGTTTCCTGCGGTTTTCGGGCTTATTCTAGAGAGGCCTTACTGAACCTTAATCTTTTTGGGCGTTATACTTACACCCATGAAACGATTCTTAATTTAGCTTTTAAAAATTTATTAATTAAAGAAGTTCCTATTAAAGTAAAGGGCGAAAGAGATTTTGGTCAATCAAAAATTGCCCATAATCTTTGGCGTTATGGCTATCAAATATTAAATACTTTTTTTAGAACTCTTATTGATTATAAGCCTTTAAGATATTTTGGCTGGACCGGAATTATTTTTTTTATTCTTGGTCTTATTTTTGATATTTTTATATTTATAAGATTACTAATTTTAGGAGCAGTTTTTCCCTATAAAACTTTAGGCTTTATGGGCTTAGCCTTAAATATTTTCGGTTTATTACTAATTATTGTTGGTTTAGTAGCTGATATGATTAATAAGGTAAGAAGAACTCAAGAAAAAATAATATATTTTGAAAAAATAAAACATTATCAAAGAAATAATACAGTAAAGAAAGATCAATCATAA
- a CDS encoding glycosyltransferase family 39 protein gives MSRKKEIYFVGGILLLALVLFFTFSSSVVSSSDSALYFKLAENLDKSLKINTTTRLNSLIQPGFPFMIYVYNFYLNNIELASQIVSLISTFLSIIIIYFLAKKLFNFKIAILSIILFILNPYVIWYSGAAWTEALFTFLFISIVLLSWLLLNKEKNTFWYLILGILIGFSYYVRIVGLSFLPVIILWLFINYIYYKRIRLKKLFISLTLLIIGVVMVVSPYLIYLYKEKGQFVITGQQDYAVSSSKSSYFEKNIIFFGLNEENTDYNSNQLEMEKPKKSYIIIYINNFFRNLPHNIAYVICYFIFQIIFIVFAFYFSKKKKYILHKLYFLGSWIPFFLFIYYSGKVYYRYYFPLTPIILMIVAVGIVRLYQSLSFKKKRIVILSILLVFLSFQFVIAIEDGYQFRFFSLFRDTEIKEMSQFFKEKYGSGHKILTNARIIAYWAQGINYILPSNEYEDIIEFARNREIKYLIFNNEKIPYLRPNLKNLYKIKENKDLKLLFEKNGFYFYKIKIN, from the coding sequence ATGTCTAGAAAAAAAGAAATATATTTTGTGGGAGGTATATTGTTATTAGCTCTTGTTTTATTTTTTACTTTTTCTTCTTCAGTGGTTTCTAGTAGTGACTCAGCCTTATATTTCAAATTAGCAGAAAACCTAGATAAAAGTTTAAAGATTAATACTACTACCCGGTTAAATAGTTTGATACAGCCTGGTTTTCCTTTTATGATTTATGTTTATAATTTTTATTTAAATAATATTGAACTGGCCAGCCAGATTGTTTCCTTAATTAGTACTTTTTTATCAATTATTATTATTTATTTTCTGGCTAAAAAACTTTTTAATTTTAAAATAGCTATTCTATCTATTATTTTATTTATTTTAAACCCTTATGTTATTTGGTATTCTGGTGCGGCCTGGACCGAAGCTTTATTTACTTTTCTCTTTATTAGTATTGTTCTTTTAAGTTGGCTTCTTTTAAATAAAGAGAAAAATACTTTTTGGTATCTGATCTTAGGTATTTTAATTGGTTTTTCTTATTATGTAAGAATTGTTGGTTTAAGTTTTTTGCCGGTTATAATCTTATGGCTTTTTATTAATTATATTTATTATAAAAGAATTAGATTAAAGAAATTATTTATTAGTTTAACCTTATTAATAATTGGTGTGGTTATGGTTGTTTCTCCTTATTTGATTTATTTATATAAAGAAAAAGGCCAGTTTGTAATTACCGGTCAGCAGGATTACGCGGTTTCTTCTAGCAAAAGTTCTTATTTTGAAAAAAATATCATTTTCTTTGGGTTGAATGAAGAAAATACAGATTATAATAGTAACCAGCTAGAAATGGAAAAACCAAAAAAATCGTATATAATTATTTATATTAATAATTTTTTCAGAAATTTACCTCATAATATAGCCTATGTTATCTGTTACTTTATTTTTCAGATAATTTTTATAGTTTTTGCTTTTTATTTTTCAAAAAAGAAAAAATATATTTTGCACAAACTTTATTTTTTAGGTAGCTGGATACCCTTTTTCCTTTTTATATATTATTCAGGAAAAGTCTATTACCGCTATTACTTTCCGCTAACTCCAATTATATTAATGATTGTGGCCGTAGGTATAGTGAGATTATATCAAAGTTTATCCTTTAAAAAGAAGAGGATAGTTATATTGAGTATTTTATTAGTTTTTTTGTCTTTTCAGTTTGTTATTGCTATAGAAGATGGTTATCAATTCAGATTTTTTTCCTTGTTCAGAGATACAGAAATAAAAGAAATGAGTCAATTTTTTAAGGAAAAGTATGGCTCTGGCCATAAAATATTAACGAATGCAAGAATAATAGCTTATTGGGCTCAAGGAATAAATTATATTTTGCCAAGCAATGAGTATGAAGATATAATTGAATTTGCTAGAAACAGAGAAATAAAATATCTTATTTTTAACAATGAAAAAATACCATATCTTAGACCAAATTTGAAAAATCTATATAAAATAAAAGAAAATAAAGATTTAAAATTACTATTTGAAAAAAATGGATTTTATTTTTATAAAATAAAAATAAATTAA
- a CDS encoding calcium/sodium antiporter, producing MLLFWILVFIVSLAVLVKCADWFLISAEKIGLSLGLSPFIVGVTIVALGTSFPELITALTASFKGVTEIVPANAIGSNIANILLVVGFAAIFAKKLTVTKSLINLDLPLLAIGTVLLLGILWDGEVNILEAVLLLLTYTTYIFYTLKHEEEPNSSEEREILPSRPSRRHHITHKKKKGGIKQQKLIKKDFVLLVIGVLGLIFGSRYLINSVTEISAILEIGAGVIAISAVAIGTSLPELMVTIKAALAHKSEVALGNIFGSNIFNMLVVVGLPGIFSNLKADEKTITLGLPALALTTLIFVISGISRKIHIWEGFFYLSLYVLFIGKLFDLF from the coding sequence ATGCTTTTATTTTGGATTTTAGTCTTTATTGTTTCCTTAGCAGTATTAGTAAAATGCGCTGACTGGTTTTTAATCAGTGCGGAAAAAATAGGCCTATCCCTGGGCTTATCCCCTTTTATTGTCGGCGTGACTATTGTTGCTTTAGGTACTTCTTTTCCTGAACTTATTACTGCTTTAACCGCCTCGTTCAAAGGAGTAACTGAAATTGTGCCAGCTAATGCTATTGGCTCCAACATCGCCAATATACTTTTAGTGGTTGGTTTTGCCGCCATTTTCGCTAAAAAATTAACTGTTACCAAAAGCTTAATTAATCTTGACCTGCCTCTTTTAGCTATTGGCACCGTCCTTCTTTTGGGTATTCTTTGGGATGGGGAAGTTAATATATTGGAAGCAGTACTTTTGCTTTTAACTTATACCACCTATATTTTTTATACTCTAAAACATGAGGAAGAACCTAACTCTTCTGAAGAAAGAGAAATTCTGCCATCGCGCCCCAGCCGCCGTCACCACATTACCCACAAAAAAAAGAAAGGGGGAATTAAACAACAAAAATTAATAAAAAAGGATTTTGTTTTATTAGTTATCGGAGTTTTAGGCTTAATTTTTGGTTCTCGTTATTTAATAAATTCGGTTACTGAGATTTCCGCTATATTAGAAATTGGCGCCGGAGTTATTGCTATCTCGGCCGTGGCTATTGGTACCTCTTTGCCCGAATTAATGGTTACTATTAAGGCCGCTCTAGCTCATAAATCAGAAGTGGCCTTAGGTAATATATTCGGCTCCAATATCTTTAACATGCTAGTGGTAGTTGGTTTACCCGGTATTTTTTCCAACTTAAAAGCTGATGAAAAAACCATTACCCTTGGTCTGCCCGCTTTGGCTCTAACTACTTTAATATTTGTTATCTCCGGTATCTCCAGAAAGATTCATATCTGGGAAGGTTTTTTCTATCTTTCTTTGTATGTTTTATTTATTGGTAAGTTATTTGATTTGTTTTAA